CAGAACACACACAGATTGGTTCATGTAGCAGCAGCAGTCACATAACTCCAGTTACAATGAAAACTGTAGGCACACTGACTGACTAGGTTTGCACACACTGGCAGTAGGTGACTGCAATGTCCTAGAGTTCATTAAATAAAGTTCCCACTAGGCTGAGAACACATAACATGATACAGTGGACCCCACTGCTATGTCATATTTTCGTGGTCCCGACTTAAATTTCCCATGTAGTATCATGTTCCCATTTGATACGTCGCCATTCTGTACAATTCCTGCACCTTACATTGCAAAATTGCAATTTCGTGGTGCAAAGGGAAATTTGCTCTTGCACGTTGCAACAAGCGGCTGGAATGTTGCAACTGCAACACTTGAGTTTGCAATAAGCGACCAAAGTTGCACAAGCCAGGTGCTGAGCAAGCATCGGTAGAAAACGGAtatcaggaagcatgtcatctgcagaactgtagccttcgccgcgctagttaaggatattagcagacgatgccgacgtgctgcgttctcgGCTGCACAAatggctatcgaacgatgtcgacagttcggcgtGCCACTTCTGTGCTCCCAGcgatgcgacacttcgctcggcgtggAATAGAGAGATTCCTCGTGCCaaccgggaactctctgcgaaatccaaggtgtgtgatttacactttcatgagcaagacatcttaaagtgtttgtgcatattatcaacgGACAGaaggttgaggtgccacgaggcaagtggacacttgccgagcgTGCAGTGCCGAAAGGCGGGTTCGTCGGGTACGAGGGCGTGCATTGCCCTCGTACCCGACGAAcccgtcgaaaaaaaaaaaaaaaaaaaggaaacgcgaaCAAAAAGAGacgtttggtgacctgttctgggccatcgtagagctgtcagagaatacgctgagtcgaGTTCGGTGCCCCTTGCCCTTTCAGGAACTGATTGCATGCATCATAAAATTTTATTCAGTTACGCgcatgcatttttatgcaaggttcctggagcagcagCGGGGATTCAGccttgaagtaaaggcagcgaggaaacgtgccaagctgctgtaggcaGAGTTGGTTTCCACGTGGGCACAAATCATTTGCCTACATTATGTCCCTTCTGGCAGTTTAGGTCttagctatacagggtgtttatatTTAAGTTTTATGGACTTTTTAAAAAccgcctgcggcaggtagcataattcttatcgtagagcaacaaaaattgactaatgaactctttagttaattactttatgacacattacaatttacgaattgtagccggtgagcttgtcaggtgcATTCACTTGGAAccaatttccagaatgacaccagtttggagatatgcaccatcaaactcgccgtaaaaatgcactgttgttgcacTTATTTTACCAagatgctgttttatacattgaagcacaaaagtaattggaatgcccatgtatttcgtcccacactttgggaaataatatctcaaaactggtgtcatcctggaaattcatttcaagtggatgcgtcttgcaaacccaccggctacaatttgtaaattgtaacatgtgtcgtaaagtaattaactaagaatttCATCAgtcaatttttgctaattagttgaatatgtgtttcgatttctcgtgctactaatgtccgcctcttcgaataatccagctcaacgataagaattatgctacctgccacaggcgagttTTAAAAAGTCCGCAAAACTTacaaatgaacaccctgtacatctggggcatacagttgttttttacttcgtttcCTTTAATAAAGAATCCTTTGTTTCACAAGAAAGTTGCGCTGTTATTTTTCTGGATAATAAATTTGGTCTTGCTAGCTGGtgtataactgccccagaccaaagtgttCATTAAGCAAGTAacagcagcgagaaaacgtgccaagctgctgtaggggaaaaataaactgcgtgaaaggttaaGACGACAGGAAGAAACACACTACACTTggaaacgcagcttctgcgcttcgtcgtatgcatttcttcctatcgtgcattttacccttctttcagtatgaaccaactagcccgatatatataattgctgtaggtggataccgctttcgcatggtatcagTAATTCGGGGAGAAGGatagcgagcgtgaaacacgcgcaagcggcccgtccgcacgagctcaaggctgcggctaggcgtctgcagtggagctcgatggaacggcgccgcatctggcggctgccaaaggagtggcgacagcggcggtaagcgcacgggcagagagtttgacaactgaagctagtctagtaacgttggtcgcAGTTGCATTGCCTCGGCCTTCTTTCAGTGACGTACTGCATCCATTTTAAACTGCACTCAAAGACAAGCACCTTAGAAGGCCTGTCTGAACCTGTAAAACGCCACAGGCAATCTGCCCAGTCCACCACAGCACAATTCCCTCCTCTCCCCTGATGATCTAACTGTGAGGGCCAAAGCGCGATGTGACGGCACCACCTGTATTTTTGGCTCCCGAGGTGCGACATCACACCACCCTCTCCCTCCTTCACACACCCTCTCTTACCCCCTCTCTTGTTTCTTCTCTGCATTTGAGTTCCCACACTTCCGTCCCTCaactctttcctcctctcccacGTCAACAGGTAACCGACAGACGTGGCTGGGTTTTAGTTCGCACGAACGTTATAATACTGATGTATTGAAAAGAGGCCTGGCTATGTGCCTGTCCTGGAGTATATAATATACACAAGCTTATAGGTGCTGATAACTTAAGAATGAATAAGCATTGTACTTGCCACTGCAAAAAGAATTTGTAAAAATTAAATTCCAAGGTTTTATTTAGTATGTGTCTATCaccaatctgattatgaagcacaccaTAGTAGACGACTCTGTATgatttttgaccacctgtggttctttaacctgcacctaaattcaaatacatgagcgtttttacattttgcccccatcgaaatgcagccgctgtgacTGGCATCACGAACCGTGACCTCAAGTTCAGCAgtacaatgccatagccacttgGCAGCTACGGCAGGTGAAATTTGTGTAAATGCCCCAGCAAATTACAATAGCTCATTTCTGCGACATCACAGTGCAGGTGACCTGTTTTCTATATTGGCATCTCTCGGGGAACTGTGTTTTGGAGCACAAAGGCACAGAGGGCAGGTGCAGTGTGGGTTCAACTTGCACCAAGTTCTTAGGATGTTGCATAGTATAGCGAGAAGTACCAACTTGCCTGATCTTTACACTCTGGATGGCAGACTGAGCGGCAGCGGTTGCATTTGTATGCAGTCTTGTAGAACTTGATGCGCTTGCCACATGGGCCGCAGCTCTCAGACTTGATGACTGTTTTGGGGCAAAAAGTATGCTCTCTGGAGAGCAGCTTCCCAGCAGAATTGCTCCTTTTTGGCGTTGTAGTTTCCAAGCCTTTGTCACCACGACGCTGACTGACAGGTGTGCTGGGTGCAGAGCCTTCAGTGCCAACACCACCAGAAAAGACAAACCTTAGTTCAGTAAATTATCAAAAAGGTGGACCTCTGCAGAACATTTGGCAAAACTTCATGCATTCACCTATTCCATTTCAGTCATTTACTCCAACCTTACTATTAACCTCTTTGCCATGAAAACTTATAGGTCAAAGCACTAATGCGCCAAACTCTCCAGCCTGTAATTGGATCAAACAATATAGCACCTGGATTAAAGCTGCAGAGGCTTCAAGTGTTAAACATAACAACAAAATTTTCCAAGTGCCAGGATTTGAGAAAACTGTACACATTCGAGGAGGAATGAATGATTTCGGATGAACGAAAATTAGTGAGGTCGAGTGAATATTGAGCAATAAGTTCACTCTGAGCGGCAGGACATGCAAACTCTTGCTTCAACGAATCCTTCAGAGAGCAAATAGCTCAATGCTGTTTTAGCTGTCAACAAGAATAATGGAAGTTTGCCTTGGCACGTAGGCACTGCTGAGAACAGAATTATacatttgacacacacacacacgtgcacacacacacacacacatcccaAAGATGTTGTTGGCTACAAGAAATTccagtgtgtgtgcgtgcaagtGAGAGGCAAGGTCCCAATTATTTTTTGCCATCTGCAGTTCTTTATGGTGCACCCAAAGCACTGAATAAGCATTGTTGCAATTGTGTTGCACATGAACATAGAACCCACACACTAAAACATTAAAATTTCAAAGGCATTTAATCTTAATCCATGCCAGTGCATCCATAGAAAATGAGGCACACAATCTGCAAATGCTGTCAATCAACAGCTACTAACTAAGGATGCTTAGATTCCCGAGAAAAGCATTGCAAATAATGCGGCATGTCTGCAGCTAATGCAAAAAACTTGGGCATCAGCTCGCTGGTTGCTCTAAATAGACATATTTCTGGCATTACTGGTGTTTACCACAATGGTACTGTCAGTTCTGGATGTTTACTTTAATATATTTTGTCACGAAAGGCAATTCAATTAAGATGAAATTCAATCACAACTCATGCTCATGTTTACATAGCCCAACTGGTATTATATAATAAAAAGTTTCCATAACATAGTTATAAATATAGCTGTTTAAAATTTCCTAATAGAAAAGAATAAATAATACTTTTTTAATAAAGTGAAATAAAGGCTGTGTGGAGTCAATAACAATACAAAAAGGCTTATTTATATTATTTGGTATGTGTAATGCTGTTCATAACTGCACTTGCCATAAACTGAGGAACTTGAATATATACAAGACACGAAAGAAGGGTGAATGTGGCACACCATGACAATGACAGTATTGAAACACAGGAACAGCACGTCACCAGATGTTTTAAGAAGGAAAGATCAGTACCAGCCCCGTACATTGTTTTAAAGAAATGCAAACGCAGCGAGACTGTCCAATCATAAGTTACTTTGCCTGTCACCCCTTGCAGAAGGCTATCTCGCTGTGCACTACAATAAGCGTTTTTATCCTTCCCATACAAACTGAAATTAATACTTCACAACTTCAACAGCGAATCAAATAGACAAGACTATTCACTTGATACTCGAAATTCTCAATATTTGCACACACCTAGTTACAAAGTactaaaaagtaaaaaaaaaaaaaatgctacagaaGATTTGGGCAGCATTGTTCATGGGATCCTGCCCATCACTTTCAATGCCAAGCACAACTCACCACTAGTGAATTTAGGGGTGACCACGATTGCTGGAGTAGTCTCTGAAGAAGgtgtaggtggtggtggtggtggtgcactCGGTGCTGGCGTCAAAGGCTGAGTGAACACTCGGGAGGTTGCCACAAGGTCCTTTCCGTCCCTCAACGTGACAGTTGTTGTAGCAATCACGTTTGCACAAGTTGGGTCATTCTCATCATGTCCCTGAAACACACATGCAATGCTTCACTGGATTATGCTTTAGAGTATGCAGTATGGTATGCAGGGTCGGTTTAATGCAGCAATACGTTTCGCTCAATTCTATTCCTTAACTCTTCACAGCAGGCCAATTTCGGTGATAATGTGGGCAGAGCATTGCTTGAACCACTgatgaagcacaaaaataaatagctttcGAATAGAATCAGTATGTTATCCTGGCCCAGGTTTTATGGTTTTCCTATCCTGTGCTGGGTAAGGATGGCACATTGCCAGTAAACACAGTCCTCTTGAAGTAGGTAAAGAGGGTCTGGGACAAGATTTTAGGCATATGCCGCTTCTTTTTTAAAAATCaataataaattttaaaaaatgctgcatTTGTATATGCAACCAAACGTTATAACGAAACCACACATGACATGAAAATACCTTCTTTACATCTGACGTGTGCATGCTCACAtcaggggagggagggggagggagagagagaattGCAATAGAGTCTATGCGAAATAAATGCAAGTGCGATACCGCCAACAGGCAAACGAAGGTTCTCTTGCCGATTTTGATGGCCTGTTGGCGAATTGCCACACAGATATGTGGGACTTGAACAATGCAGTTTCATGTTGCTATGACGCTCAACTTTAGACTTGCATGACCACTCCTGTTGGAGCAGTGCAGAAGTTGGCAATATTTGCTGCTTGTAGTGGCACAGTGGTGCAGTGAATATCATGGCTACCTGCCTGAAGTTGCCACACAACCATCgctattttcttgtattttactGTAACTCATAGGTGGCCCATGTTCATGTGCTTTCAGCCCACTGTTGCCGGCTTGTGCAGATACCTAAATTTACAGGCATAATGAGCAATTCAGGTGTTACATGCTTAGGCTGCAAACGTGCAAACCAAGCTAAAATGGTACTCCATCATTAAGCACCACTGCCGATTATAAGGCCTACCACAAGATTGCTTCACAGCAAGCAATATTTCATTGCTCGAACATGTGGCAATAAAGGAGAGGTAATTAGTATTTAAATATTTATGCCTAACAGTCACTAAAAATCCGGAAATTGCCTGAAGTAGCACAAAACGCGACAATTTAATTCTCCTGCATTATTACCAAGAGCGTTGCGAACTTGCACGAGTAAAAGCAGATCTTTTTCATTGGCAGAATATCCATAGGTATTCAGGTCATTTGTCAGTCCTAACAAAGCTCACAAAAGCAGATTTGATGTGAACATACCAGTGAATAAAGACTAAGGTCTTTTAACGAGCACTACGGAAACAAAGAAAGGGTACAATAGTCAATGTTGCAATTTTTTCTGCACTTGTCCAGCAGAAAATGTGGCTTACTGGAGTAGAAAAGGCTGAACAACCCTTTTGAATTGGTGCAGATGATGTACTAAGGCAATTTTTGAGTATACAACAAAGTTAATTCTCCATTGCTTCATACTATCGGCAAAAGCCACCCATACGATATCAAAGAAGCATTGCCTAAGAGTCGCAGTATCCCTTTAATGTTGCAAGTATGACCTAGTATATAAACTTATTCTGACAACTACAGGTAAAATATCTACTTGCATCTAAGAATTCAGCCTCCTCTATGCTGAGAATAAGATATTTCATAGATAAACTCCGCagtacgcagtacttttatctcggcaggagagactttccccttcctcacaagaagttgaatagagcgcaggcattggccctcagattattgcaaacaggctcgtatcccagcccggctttattacacaagctttatcccgacacttatgccagtagttcttgcagacactgcaatgacttcgctagcttagaccatatgctctggacaagtggctctccgctatcaagagccccgatgccggggcgcaactatgggctgtccagagggcccatgatgcggcggtcgggcatggcctgactgtctcaacgtgggagcggcccgctgcgcgctgagtcgcgtacctcaggacgttcattaaagttttacatccatccatccatagatAAACTCAGCATTAAACAGCCCAAGTTTCTTTTAAACACATGAAAAAAATGTAGTGGTTGGCAATCGCAACTTATTTATAGCCGCCAGCTTGGGCTGTCACTTGACATGACATCCTACGTGAAACTGCAAAAGCTGTTGCTGTCGGTCTTCTATAATAATTGCTTGTCTGCTTCACCGAATTTGCTTCAGGTGACTCTTTAAAGACTGCCTCAACATCAGCTCCAATAATGACACCCCAGATAAGCAAGCGAGTACTTACAAGGGCATAAAAATTGTTTTAGTTTCTTAGACTACAGAAAATACAGTACTCGTAAATGTAACTGCAATTACATACCTCTGAGTTGACACAGAGCAAAAAGATGCAGAAAATCATTACATATCTTAATCTTTTCAAACAGCATGTTTGCAAAACAGGATTTAAATATCTACTAAAAAGAAAAGGAACCAGAAGAAATATCTTGAAGTGGCCAACCTTGGACTTCTTCTTGACTGGAGATCCACCTTCTAAAATGCGCTCTGCACTGGATCGACGCTTTCCTCGTCCCCCTAAGCGGGAGCTCCTACGACGGCTACCTTCGTCACTGATATCCAAGTCGTCGCCAGAAGGCGAAAGCGCAGAACCTACAGACTCGTCGATGGTGCCCAGCCTAAATAAACCAAAGAAAAGGCAATCAACTTGTCGGTGCAAAAATGCAGCATCCTTTTTGGTTTGAGTTGTACACATGCAGTACACGATTTATTAAGTGGTGATGTTTAATCCTGCAgacctttatttttttcccgAGCTAAACCTGCTTTAACAGGCCCGTCTTATGGTTTCATCCCAAAGCACACTTAAGTTACGAGAGACCTCCTGATTGGGTGCCCTGGGCTAATTTTGACTACCCGTGGTCCTTTCATGCATGCTGAAAATATGCATGCCCTGATAATTTTGCAACTTCCCCAAAACTGCCACAGTTTTATTAGCATTACATGTCATACATGCCCCCATGGCACTATAAAGTAAACAAAGCACATTATGTCCAACTACACAAAACACCATGTGCAACTTTTACAGAATGTATTAAAAGAGGAGAAAGATTATCCACCCTCTGCCTACCCAGGAGGGCAAATAAAAAATGATTATATATAGCATGTAACAAATATTTGCTACTGACCTGTCTGTGTAATCCTGTTTGTCTTCAGCGGTAGGCCTGAGGAACGGAAGTTTCTCAATGGTCTCGTCACGGAGCTCAGTATCATTCATGATAAATTCTCTGATAAGCTCGAGCTGCCGTTGCTGAAAAAGTCACAATTGCCTCAGTGCGAACCCGCAAAATGAAAAATATTAATTTTATGCCTTACTTTTGCGTCTCGCTCTTCTTCACATTTTTCTCTGCGACGAAGCTCCTTCTGCAAGACTTGTCTATGGAAAAAACAAGGAATGTAAGAAGACCACATTACGTAATTTGTGCCCTGCTATACCTAACAACTTATTTACTGAAGATTTGTTGAGGTAAAATACAAAGCATTAGAGCATATAAAGACTTAAAAATATGAAGTATTTTTGTAGTAACCACATTTTGCTGTAGTGCTGTTTATCCAAATTAATGCAGTGATAGAAAACCACCTAAATTTATGTGCATAGATTCAATAACCTGAAGTCAGCTGCAATTGTAACAAGTTATAGTGCTTTAAACAAAAACACCTAAAAGCAAACGTTTGCAAAACATATTCAAAAAGTCATTTCATAGGTACCAAAGAAAAGCCCCAAAATTTCAATGTGTACCATGCATACCTCAATTAAACAAACACTGCGAGGCAGCACCAGCCACTGTATCATGGTCTACCCAAGTTGCTGCACAACTGCACCTGCATGCAGCCTCATCATCAATCTGCCAAATGTTTTGTGCACTAGTTTCTCTGAATATATTCAGAATGCATGCATATCAAGCTCCCAAGACCAAAAGACAATGGCGAAGGTTCCATCTCCACAGCTTTGGTACCTATAAAATTACTTTATGGGAATTATTACTGATACATAATGCCACACTCAAATGCAATGGGGGCGCTCATTCAAGTGCACCCTGTTGCTGCATCTACTCAAGTATAGTCAACTTCCATTCAGTCAACCTTAGAAGGACATGCAAAATTAGTGAAAGTTACGTAATGTTTAATTGAAGGATAAGCTAGAAATCAGAGTTGAATAAACATCTATTAATGGGTAACGCATTCTAAGCATGCTCTTGGCACTTATGGGTTGACGATTGACTGATGggttttaaagcgaacctttctttgaGAACCCTCCCAAACAtttctgaccgtggctgctgctgttttgcCGAACACAACacacttaaaaaaaattgaattacgtGCCCAATGGTGCGATCGAACGTCGGTCCCACCACCATGTTGGAAAGCAAGTTAATTTTATGTACCTAGTTTTAGTACACTGAAGTCaaggtacacgagcatttttgcattctgccccaaATGAATAGCTGTGATCAAACATAGAACATCATACTCAGTAACAGGACACCATAGCCATTGTACCACTACAGTGGGAACAAGTGTGCACTTAATGCAAATTTCCTTGTATGTGCACTGGACACCAGCAAGCACTTTGATCCAGAATGCAAAATCCTATTAACAGTTCAGATGTAAGTTGCAGCACAGGCAGTTCTGACTGGTGCCAACAAGCTTACAGTGAGATGGGCACAAGAATATTCAATAACTAACAAATTAGATATGGACAGCTACATTAGAATGCACATTCAATGTACAGCTTTATTCAAAACAAATTCTGGGGCATTAGGTGACAAAACCCCgatattatgaggcacgccatagtgggcgacttcggattaatttttaccacctgggtgCTTTAACCTGCACCCGATGCACGGTAAACAGGCGTTtctgcatctcgcccccatcgaaatgcgatcgcgtaccctcgggcttagcagcacaacgccaaagccTACCACTGCCATGGCGGGTCAGGTACAGCTTAGCTGCTGTCGAATCAAGTATGTAACCCAGCCCAGAAAACTTTACTTTGTGTTGGTCAGCTTTCTCTCGAGCTCCATGATGCTTGCATTCTGGGAGGCAACAACTTTTTTCAGCTCAGCATTCTCAATAGCTGTGGCATTCCATCGCTTGCGACACTCTTCCTGGTTTCGTACAAACTCTAAAAAAcgctctgagagagagagagaaaaaaaaaaaaagcaagtgagTGTCTTTAGAGTGAGTGATGCTCGCTTGCATTCTCATGAAGGAATCATTCTAGTGACCAAACAATCATGGTCTACAAGACCTATTTGGCTACTGGTGATCAATGTAATGCCATCCCCATGCACTGCAAAAGGGGCCAACAGTCAGTGAAGTCACGAAAAGCTCACCTTGGCTTCAGTGACTGTAGGCCTCCTCTAAAACAAGCCCCTATTTCACTTTCTCTGCACAGTGAGCAATTCACCGACTGCATCGGCACATTAGAACAAAAGCATGGATGCCGACACATTTGCACCCAGAAGGAAAATAACGCAAAATTTTAACTTCTATCTTAAAGACCAAGCTAAAATACATGTAAATTGAAAATTCTTTTGCTGCTTGCAAATCAGCATTGTGGGCAGCGATTCTTTCGTAAGCTACAGGACAACAAAAAATTCGGTGTGCGAATTCAAGacgcagaaaaacaaaaatgcaCTATTCATGGATCAGAAAATGACTGAAAATTCAAAActtacaaaataaaaagaaaacactggCGCACGTGTACACGTGAAGTAAGAAGCAAGTCTGGTGTGCGCACTTCTTGCGAGACTAGCCTTCATGCCCATTAATGTCTTATTTTTAACAAGGTAACAAGCCGAACCTTCTGTCGCGGTGTCGGTTGCCGTGACTCTTCTGCAGAAATCGTCAAACTGGGCGACCAATGAAAGTTTCGACACTGTTGGTGCCATGGTGGGCTGCAAAAAGGGAAAGACAAACCTACTTTCAAACGGTCATAAGCCCATTTGGGACATTAAATTATGTAAAATGATTCCGATTACTGCGCTTGGTGGAACATATCAGTCAACTCGTGAGGACATGTTGAACacgcaatgtttcttttttcgcATTCAAcatagaggggaaaaaaaaaaaaaagtactaatGCAGCCTATGGTTACCCGGCTTGAAGAGAACCACCGCAAACGGGACACACAACACTGAAAGAGAGAAGAGCTTTGTACTAGCAACTAGTAGCATTGATAGCGCCGGCGCAAGAAACACCAAGTGAAGAAACAGCAACAATAAAAAAGGAACAAGACATCGCAGGGATAGTCAATATTTGCAGGACCTTGAGTTTTTGACATCGCTATGTAGCTGTCTCATACACGGAGAAGGGAAACACAACACAACGTAATCATG
The DNA window shown above is from Dermacentor silvarum isolate Dsil-2018 chromosome 1, BIME_Dsil_1.4, whole genome shotgun sequence and carries:
- the LOC119436616 gene encoding rac GTPase-activating protein 1-like, translating into MAPTVSKLSLVAQFDDFCRRVTATDTATEERFLEFVRNQEECRKRWNATAIENAELKKVVASQNASIMELERKLTNTKQVLQKELRRREKCEEERDAKQRQLELIREFIMNDTELRDETIEKLPFLRPTAEDKQDYTDRLGTIDESVGSALSPSGDDLDISDEGSRRRSSRLGGRGKRRSSAERILEGGSPVKKKSKGHDENDPTCANVIATTTVTLRDGKDLVATSRVFTQPLTPAPSAPPPPPPTPSSETTPAIVVTPKFTSGSAPSTPVSQRRGDKGLETTTPKRSNSAGKLLSREHTFCPKTVIKSESCGPCGKRIKFYKTAYKCNRCRSVCHPECKDQVPLPCITASQTPTQGGAAGRRGTIISDHAPSMPPMVPALVIHCIQEVERRGLRDVGLYRIPGAEREVRELRQQFERGKGVPNMSKADIHAVCGVLKDFLRSLRESLIVKSLWKTFVDAAQLDDGDRMWATWQAVMQLPQPNRDTLAALVLHLQNVACHPETKMPISNLARVFGPTIVGFSANDMTAVPHLLAETEQQAQVMEALMSVPADYWAQLLDVDSDEDLGTPETRTTPGSTLLGPIYGSVGKKNSRLTPKRPTPASCNRLGSSASAKNQRNLAKGNSSGSKRINFYSPIMK